The Helianthus annuus cultivar XRQ/B chromosome 16, HanXRQr2.0-SUNRISE, whole genome shotgun sequence genome includes a window with the following:
- the LOC110915874 gene encoding tubulin beta-2 chain: protein MPPCGWHVPRAVLMDLEPGTMESIRSGPNGLIFRPDNFVFGQSGAGNNWAKGHYTEGAELINSVLDVVRKKAENCDSLQGFQVCHSLGGGTGSSMGTLLISKIREEYHDRMMLTFSVFPSPKVSDTVVEPYNAILSVHQLVENADECMVLDNDAPLK, encoded by the exons ATGCCACCTTGTGGATGGCACGTGCCGCGTGCGGTGCTTATGGATCTGGAGCCTGGAACTATGGAGAGTATTAGATCTGGTCCGAATGGATTGATATTTCGGCCGGATAACTTTGTGTTTGGACAGTCTGGTGCTGGTAATAATTGGGCGAAAGGTCACTATACTGAAGGTGCTGAGTTGATCAATTCGGTTTTGGATGTTGTTCGTAAGAAGGCTGAGAATTGTGATTCTCTACAAG GTTTTCAGGTCTGCCATTCACTTGGAGGTGGCACAGGTTCAAGCATGGGAACACTCTTGATTTCaaagatcagggaggaataccACGACCGAATGATGTTGACATTCTCTGTTTTCCCTTCACCAAAAGTGTCCGATACTGTTGTTGAACCCTACAACGCCATACTCTCGGTCCACCAGTTGGTTGAAAACGCCGATGAATGTATGGTTCTTGACAATGACGCACCCTTGAAATGA
- the LOC110917349 gene encoding 50S ribosomal protein L30, which produces MSAYKAYKACVPITWSPNLYITLVRGIPGTRRLHRRTLEALRLGKCNRTVMRWNTPTVRGMLQQVKRLVVIETEEMFKARKEKEAKHRAIRPPLVVSHLIPPANESSQQAA; this is translated from the exons ATGAGTGCTTACAAGGCATACAAAGCTTGTGTCCCAATAACATggagccctaatctatacataaCTCTAGTTAGGGGAATTCCGGGAACCCGAAGACTTCACAGGCGCACGTTAGAAGCGTTGCGGTTAGGAAAGTGTAACCGGACTGTTATGAGATGGAATACTCCTACTGTTAGAGGAATGCTTCAACAG gttaaaaGATTGGTTGTTATTGAGACGGAAGAAATGTTTAAGGCGCGTAAAGAGAAGGAAGCAAAGCATCGCGCTATTCGTCCGCCTTTGGTTGTCAGCCATCTTATTCCGCCTGCAAATGAGTCGTCTCAACAGGCTGCGTAA
- the LOC110917348 gene encoding protein NRT1/ PTR FAMILY 6.4 — MVLAISKTEDKDDAVDFKGNPVDNSKTGGWLAAGLILGTELSERICVMGISMNLVTYLIGELHLSSSKSANIVTNFMGTLNILALFGGFLADAKLGRYLTIAIFASICALGVTLLTLATTLPSMKPPHCDHPRKQQCIEASGNQLVLLYVALYTIALGGGGIKSNVSGFGSDQFDTSDPKEEKAMVYFFNRFYFCISLGSLFAVTVLVYIQDNVGRGWGYGISAGTMIIAVIILLCGTTLYRFKKPQGSPLTVIWRVVFLAIKNRSLPHPANPGFLNGYSDSKVPHTTKFRPLDKAAILHDYANSEENRNNPWIVSSVTQVEEVKMVISLIPIWSTCILFWTVYSQMNTFTIEQATLMNRKVANFSIPAGSFSVFLFISILLFTSLNERVTVRLARKITGDPKGLRSLQRIGIGLVLSVVGMIASAIVEKRRRIMHVNEKTDISAFWLVPQFFLVGAGEAFAYVGQLEFFIREAPERMKSMSTGLFLSTLAMGYFMSSVLVSLTDMATNGSWLTNNLNKGKLENFYWLLAILGFINFLAFLVLASRHRYKVQNYIGGDDGEKKDTENWNITNIEMGNDIEVKKAAIGTKEEA; from the exons ATG GTTTTGGCTATTTCAAAAACGGAGGATAAAGATGACGCGGTTGATTTCAAAGGAAACCCCGTTGACAACTCGAAAACGGGTGGGTGGCTTGCAGCCGGGCTCATTTTAGGCACTGAGCTCTCGGAAAGAATATGTGTGATGGGGATATCGATGAATCTGGTGACGTATTTGATTGGAGAATTGCATCTTTCTTCGTCGAAGTCAGCGAACATCGTGACAAACTTCATGGGAACTCTCAACATTTTAGCTTTGTTTGGAGGATTCTTGGCAGATGCTAAACTTGGTAGATACTTGACCATTGCTATCTTTGCATCCATTTGTGCATTG GGTGTGACACTATTGACCCTAGCAACAACACTTCCGAGCATGAAACCACCACACTGTGACCACCCAAGAAAACAGCAATGCATAGAAGCTAGCGGAAATCAACTCGTGCTACTTTATGTAGCTCTTTACACCATAGCATTAGGCGGTGGGGGCATCAAGTCAAACGTTTCAGGTTTCGGTTCAGACCAGTTTGATACTTCCGATCCAAAGGAAGAAAAGGCAATGGTCTACTTTTTCAACCGGTTCTATTTTTGCATTAGTCTTGGGTCTCTTTTTGCGGTGACGGTTTTGGTGTATATACAAGATAATGTGGGTCGAGGATGGGGTTATGGGATATCCGCGGGTACTATGATTATTGCTGTTATCATTTTGTTGTGTGGTACCACTTTATATCGGTTTAAGAAACCACAAGGGAGCCCGCTAACGGTTATATGGAGGGTGGTGTTTTTGGCTATAAAGAATAGGAGCCTTCCGCACCCTGCAAACCCGGGATTCTTGAATGGATATAGCGACTCGAAAGTCCCACACACGACTAAATTCAG GCCTCTTGATAAAGCTGCAATACTACATGATTATGCAAATTCAGAGGAAAACAGAAATAATCCATGGATAGTTTCAAGTGTAACACAAGTTGAAGAAGTCAAAATGGTCATAAGTCTAATCCCCATTTGGTCAACATGCATCCTCTTTTGGACAGTCTACTCTCAAATGAACACATTCACCATTGAGCAAGCTACACTCATGAACCGAAAAGTTGCAAACTTTAGCATACCCGCAGGCTCATTTTCGGTTTTCCTATTCATATCGATTCTCCTCTTTACATCTCTTAACGAACGCGTCACTGTCCGTTTAGCCCGAAAAATTACCGGTGACCCCAAAGGGCTCAGAAGTTTACAAAGAATTGGAATAGGTCTTGTCCTTTCTGTTGTAGGAATGATCGCCTCTGCTATCGTTGAGAAAAGAAGGCGGATAATGCACGTAAACGAAAAGACGGACATTTCGGCTTTTTGGTTGGTCCCGCAATTCTTTTTGGTTGGTGCCGGTGAAGCTTTTGCGTACGTGGGTCAACTTGAATTTTTCATTAGAGAAGCACCCGAAAGAATGAAGTCAATGAGTACGGGTTTATTTTTGAGTACTTTGGCTATGGGTTATTTCATGAGTAGCGTGTTAGTGTCGTTAACTGACATGGCAACAAACGGGAGTTGGTTAACGAATAACTTAAACAAAGGCAAACTCGAAAACTTCTATTGGCTGCTTGCGATTCTCGGATTTATTAACTTTCTCGCCTTTTTGGTTTTGGCATCTCGACACAGGTATAAAGTGCAGAATTATATCGGAGGTGACGATGGTGAGAAAAAAGATACCGAAAACTGGAATATAACGAATATTGAGATGGGTAATGATATTGAGGTAAAGAAAGCCGCCATTGGTACGAAAGAAGAAGCTTAG